TTAAGGCAGGCGGCCGCAAAAACGACCCAGCTAACTTTACCGAAGTAGAGTCAGGCCAACTGACTTTCCGTAATGCGGCTGACCTTTACCTCTATCCGAACACGCTTGTGGCGATGAAGGTAACAGGTAAAGAAGTGAAAGAGTGGTTGGAGTGTACCGCTGGTCAGTTTAAGCAAATCGACGTAAACAGCACCGAACCGCAACACCTTATCGATTGGGATGGCTTCCGTACTTATAACTTCGACGTTATTGACGGCTTGAACTACCAAATCGATGTCACTAAACCCGCCAAATACGACGGTGACTGTAAGCCAGTTAACGCTGACGCTGAGCGTATTGTGAATTTGACTTACCAAGGTAAGCCAATTGATATGAAGCAAGACTTCATCATCGCCACCAATAACTACCGTGCCTACAGCAACAAGTTCCCGGGTACAGGCTCTGAGTTTGTAGCGTTCGATTCACCAGATGAGAACCGTTCGGTTATTGCGTCTTACATTACTCGCGTAAGTAACGAGCAAGGTGAGTTCACTCCAAGTGCAGACAACAACTGGACCTTTGCGCCAATTCAGTCAGACAAGCAGTTGGACATCCGCTTTGAAACATCACCAAGCGAAAAAGCTGCGAAGTTCATTGAAGAGAAAGGTCAATACCCAATGAAACGTGTTGGCACTGACGATGTTGGCTTTGCGGTTTACCAAATTGACTTGCAAAAGTAATCATCAAAACTAGTCTAAGCCGCGACTTTGTTCGCGGCTTTTTTATTTTTCAGCCTCTAACAAAGCGCGTAGAATCTAGCCATCAACACTCATTAAGTACGCCAAGATGTTACAGGGATTTCAGCAACAACTGATCGATTATGGTTTCACCGCGAGCGAAACGAAAAAGCTCATTGATTCTGCTCAACTCATCGAGCTGCCGACGCGCCATATCTTACTCCATCAAGGTCAAGTCGCGACTGAGATCTATTTACTGCTGGAGGGCGTCTGTCATTCGGCTTATCTCACCAATCAAGGGAAAGAGTTCAGTAAAGAGTTCTATTGGGAGAATGACTGGATCATTGGTTTCGAAAGTTTGATTAAGCAACAAGCTTCGCCGTACTTATTGGAGTCGCTGACTCCCTGCACCCTTATCACCTTGCCAGTCGATACACTTCGAGTGTGGCGTGAGGATAAACACAGCATTTATCTTAAGTTGCTCGAGACACAATTAATGCATAAAGAAAACAAAGAGCGCTTTATGCTGCTGTACAGCCCAGAACAACGTTACCAGCTGTTTTGTCAAAACTTCCCTCATCTTCTCGATCGACTTAACGATTACCAGATAGCGGCATACCTCGGGATTACTCCTATCAGCTTGAGTCGCATCAAAAAGCGGGCGCAAAGTTAACAATTGTTAATGTCGAACCGGATTGAAGTTGCTACATTCGCGCTAGTTCAGCAGCAACAAGGCTAAAAGCATAATGATCGATTGGCAGCTCATCCCGTTTTCTCAACTCACCACGACTCAGCTTTATCAATTACTCAAATTGCGTGTTGATGTGTTCGTAGTTGAACAAACCTGTCCCTATCCAGAGTTGGATGATAAAGATCATCAACCGGGTGTACATCATCTACTTGGTTATCAAAATGGCCAATTGGTTGCTTGTGCCAGGTTGCTGCCCAAAGGCATCAGTTACCCAAACGTGAGTATTGGACGTGTCGCGACCTCAATCGATCAGCGCAAGGGAGGGCTTGGCCACCAACTACTCAAGCAAGCACTGGATGGTTGTCAGCGATTGTGGCCACAAGAGAGCATAGAGATAGGTGCGCAGCAACATCTGCATGATTTTTACCAGCAACATGGCTTTGTGCAAACATCCGACATGTATCTTGAAGACGATATTCCCCATATCGACATGAAGCTTGAGAAGTAACGTGCCACGCTCAGTCACATACAGTGCAATATTACTGCTCATAATTGGCAACTTGGCTGCATCGTTATCGGATGGGGCGGTTAAATTGCTAGATGGCGAAGTTACGACCTTTCAGTATGTCTTTCTGCGCCAGTTGATTTCGACCTTGGTCATCTTGCCATTTTGGCTTGCTCAAACACCCGATGTCAGGCGATTAAGAAGCCCCAAACTCAACCTGTTTCGAGCGCATCTGATTATTATCGGCAGCGGCTGTATGGTGGTGGCGATAACCCACCTCACCTTAGCGACAGCCAATGCCGTTTTCTACGCGGCGCCATTATTGATGTTGCCTTTAGCTGTATTGCTTCTTAATGAAAAAACATCGCTTAGTCGTTGGATAGCGTCAATGTTCGGTTTTGCAGGTGTGTTGGTGGTCCTGCGCCCTTCCGAGTTTCACTGGGCAGCTTTGTTTGCCCTAGGCACCACCTTTACTCTCGCGCTCTTTCATCTCACTGCTCGTAAACTCCCGAGTGAGCAAAATGTGATTACCACGCTGTTCTGGACTTCTCTGTTATCGATACCAGTATCTGCGTTGCTGGCCTGGATAGCCTGGACACCAATATCCCTCTACCATTTACTCCTTATTCTAGGCAGTGCCAGCTTGATATTACTTTACAACGGCCTGGCCGTTATTGCTTATCGACGCGCCCCTGCAGGTAATATTGCCATCGCTGAGAACTCAGGCCTCATCTTTGTGGTACTACTTGGGGTGATAGGGTTTAACGAAGTACCTGATGGGTTAACGGCACTAGGGATCATCATGATTGTCATACCACTAATGCCTTGGCAACGCTACACTCAACCGCTGCGTCACTTACTACGGCCAAAACCGCCATCAGAGAGACGAAAGAACATCACCGATTGATCGCTCTTTTCCAGTTGCAGTATATCGAGTTGGCCATTCTCCGCCAGTTTGAATCGAACCAATTGGCCTTGCCTAATTTGACTCAGTGGTTTGTCCGAGCCTTCTACTTTAACCAGAGCGTTCAAGTCGGCCATCGCTAAGCCATTGCTGCGAAAAACCTGAGCTAAGGTATCACCACTTTTGACTTGATACTCTTTCCATATCTCAGATGCTGGGGCTTGTTGCGCGGCGTTTTGCTGTTCACTCAAACTTCGAGTATTAATTTCTACAGAGACACGCTCATTGACTTGAGGTGCGAGTGGATCGCTCGGCGATTCCTCGCTTGGGGTAGGCAGAATCAACAAAACAAGTAAAAGCGGAACCAAAACCATTAACGCACGCTGATGCAACCTTGGTAGTATTTGCCAGCGTTGTTTTATCTTGTTGATCGTTTTAGACCAGTCTATCGCGCTGAATCTTGCTTTTAGCTGCTCAACATAATCTACTTGCTGCTGTCTCTTTTTCTTTCTGCGATTCATCGCACCTTATCTCCAAACGACTGTCATCATCAGTATAAAAACCAAGAGGCCATCAGTATAGGAATTTTGGCGATTGTTGGTAATGACTCGGTCAAATTTAAGCGAAAACAGGTCAAAAAGAGAAGCTGATCTCATCGTCAACTGCGCGAGACGAATCGGTTCGAACCATTTCATCAGACGCTCAGAACTGGTATCCTTGACGGCTTTACACACGATAAAAAGAGAGACACTATGTCTGAAGTAAAATTTGACACTGTAGAGCAAAAAGCAAGCTACGGTATTGGTCTACAAATGGGTCAGCAACTAGCAGGTTCAGGTCTAGAAGGCCTTAACGTTGATGCGATTGCTGCAGGTATTGCAACGGCACTCGTTGGCGAGCAACCAGCTATCGAAGTTGACGAAATCAACGCTGCGCTTCAAGAACTTCACACTCGTATGGAGTCTGCACGTCAAGAAGCGGCTAAAGCGGCTGCGGCAGACGGTGAAGCATTCCTAAAAGACAATGCTCTGCGTCCAGAAGTGACGGTTCTTGACTCTGGCCTACAGTACGAAATCATCACAGAAGGTACTGGTGAAATCCCAACTTCAGACAAGCAAGTCCGTGTTCATTACCACGGTGAACTGACTGACGGTACAGTTTTCGACAGCTCTGTATCTCGCGGCCAACCAGCTGAATTCCCTGTTACTGGCGTGATCAAAGGTTGGGTTGAAGCACTACAGCTTATGCCTGTAGGCTCTAAGTGGAAGCTGTACATTCCACAAGACCTTGCTTACGGCGAGCGTGGCGCAGGCGCGGCTATTCCTCCGTTTGCAGCGCTAGTGTTTGAAGTAGAACTACTAGACATTCTTTAATTTGTTAAGAAATTTAAGCATGGATAACGGCGACCATTGTGTCGCCGTTTTTTATGTATGATACTTATCTAAACAACGCGTATCGGTACCATTAAAACAAGGAGAGACAATGTACAAGAAAATAGCATTAGCGACTTTAGCGAGCCTTGCTTTAATAGGTTGCCAAAGTACATCGAATGATGGTCAGGCTAGCACAACTGAAACCAATTACGGCACCATCGCCAATGCGGCTTTAATGGCAGCGGTTCAGGCTTGGTCTTCACAAGGAGCAGCAGATACAGATTTAGTTTCAGCACTGCAAAGCAGTGCCAATGTGTCATCTGAACAAGCGATAGGCGGTCTGGGCTCGATGTTAGCCTTAGCGCAAAACTCATTGAGTAGTAGTGAAACCAATGAGATGGCTAACCTTATTCCGGGGTTCGATTCGCTACAATCGAGTGGTTTAAGCACCATGATTGCTAACAACGAATCGGTTAAGAGCGCATTTTCAGCATTAGGGATGGATCCTTCTCTGATCTCGACCTTCACTCCTATCATCTTGAGCGCATTACAAAGTCAAGGAGCAAGTGGCGGGTTATTGAGTAGCTTAGGCAATATCTGGCAGTAAAGAGAAGCGAGCAACGAGCAACGAGCAACGAGCAACGAGCAACGAGCAACGAGCAACGAGCAACGAGCAACGAGCAACGAGCAACGAGCAACGAGCAAACCTTGCAGGGGTGACGTTAAGGTGTCAAAGATTTTCTGCAGTGTAGGCGCAAGTCCCCAACAAAAACACTTGTTAAAACAAGTACTCAGTAGCTATAACGCGCCCCTCTCGAAGGACGAAGTCCGTTCTAACATCTCGTAGGGCGAAGCCCGATCTCTAAGCGTAGCGTTCTAAGTGCTCGCAGGGAGTAGCCCGCTCTTTTTCGCTCTTCAGAACGCAAAAAAGCCGAGCTAATGCTCGGCTTTTTCGTTCATACGAACCTGATTACTCAGCAGCTTCTTCAGCAGCTGGGCGATCTACAAGCTCAATGTAAGCCATTGGAGCTTTATCACCAGTACGGAAACCAGCTTTTAGGATACGAGTGTAACCGCCCTGACGAGCAGCAAAACGTGGACCTAGTTCGTTAAATAGTTTTGCAACTACTTCGTTGTCACGAGTACGTGCAAATGCTAGACGACGGTTAGCAACGCTGTCAGTCTTAGCTAGTGTAATCAAAGGCTCAACTACGCGACGTAGCTCTTTTGCTTTTGGCAGTGTAGTCTTGATAACTTCATGACGTACTAGAGAGCTAGCCATGTTGCTAAACATCGCTTTACGATGTGAGCTGTTGCGGTTGAGTTGACGACCACTCTTACGATGGCGCATGACCTAATCCTTCTAACTATTATCGATTAATCTTCAGCGATAGACGCTGGTGGCCAGTTTTCTAGGCGCATACCTAGAGAAAGACCACGTGATGCAAGTACGTCTTTGATCTCTGTAAGAGATTTTTTACCCAGGTTAGGCGTTTTAAGTAGCTCAACCTCAGTACGCTGTACAAGATCACCGATGTAGTGAATCGCTTCTGCTTTCAGACAGTTAGCAGAGCGAACTGTTAGTTCAAGATCGTCTACAGGACGCAGTAGGATCGGATCGAACTCTGGCTTCTCTTCCTTCTCCTCAGGTACACGTACATCACGTAGATCTACGAACGCATCCAATTGCTCAGCTAGGATAGTAGCTGCGCGACGGATTGCTTCCTCAGGGTCTAGAGTACCGTTCGTTTCCATGTCGATAACAAGCTTGTCTAAGTCTGTACGCTGCTCTACACGAGCGGCTTCAACAGAATAAGCAATTTTGTCTACTGGGCTGTACGTAGCGTCAACCAGTAGGCGACCAATTGGACGCTCATCTTCTTCAGTATGGATACGAGCCGAAGCTGGAACATAACCACGACCACGTTCAACTTTGATACGCATTGCGATCTCAGCGTTGTCATCAGTAAGGTGACAAATAACGTGTTCAGGGTTAGCGATCTCTACATCACCATCATGGGTGATGTCACCTGCAACCACAGGGCCCGAGCCTGATTTGTTCAAAGTAATGAACACTTCATCTTTGCCTTCGGCAACACGTACAGCCAAACCTTTAAGGTTAAGTAGGATTTCAAGAATGTCTTCTTGAACACCTTCTTTAGTGCTGTACTCATGAAGTACGCCTTCAATTTCCACTTCTGTTACAGCACAACCTGGCATAGAAGATAGAAGAATACGGCGAAGTGCATTACCAAGAGTATGGCCAAAACCACGCTCTAATGGCTCAAGAGTTACTTTTGCGTGAGTCGTGCTAACTTGTTCGATGTCAACAAGACGTGGCTTAAGAAATTCTGTTACAGAACCCTGCATTGTGTCCTCTCTTTAGTTTAAACCTTACTTAGAGTAAAGCTCGACGATCAATTGTTCGTTGATGTCAGCAGATAGATCTGAACGCTCAGGCAAACGCTTGAACGTACCTTCCATCTTGCCACCATCTACTTCAATCCAAGTTGGTTTTTCACGTTGTTCTGCAACTTCTAGAGCAGCCTTGATACGAGATTGCTGTTTAGCTTTCTCGCGGATAGAAACAACGTCGTTAGCCGCAACTTTGAAAGAAGGAACGTTTACAACTTTACCGTTAACTAGGATAGCTTTGTGGCTAACTAGCTGACGTGCTTCTGCGCGAGTTGCACCAAAGCCCATGCGGTAAACTACGTTATCAAGACGACCTTCAAGAAGCTGAAGTAGGTTCTCACCAGTGTTGCCTTTAAGACGAGCAGCTTCTTTGTAGTAGTTACGGAATTGTTTTTCTAGAACGCCGTACATACGACGAACTTTTTGCTTCTCACGAAGCTGAACGCCATACTCAGATAGACGACCGCGACGAGCGCCGTGTACACCTGGTGCGTTATCAATTTTACACTTGGTATCGATCGCGCGTACACCAGACTTAAGGAATAAGTCAGTACCTTCGCGACGGCTAAGCTTCAGCTTAGGACCCAAATATCTTGCCATGATCTTTCTCCAGTATTCTAAAAAACGTTATACGCGACGTTTCTTAGGTGGACGACAACCGTTATGAGGGATTGGAGTCGCATCAACGATGTTCGTGATACGGAAACCAGCAGCGTTCAGTGCGCGAACAGTAGATTCACGACCTGGACCTGGACCCTTAACCATAACTTCCAAGTTCTTTAGACCGTACTCTTTAGCCATTTCAGCACAACGCTCAGCAGCAACCTGTGCAGCGAACGGAGTAGACTTACGAGAACCACGGAAACCTGAACCACCTGCAGTAGCCCAAGCTAGAGCGTTGCCTTGACGGTCTGTGATGGTTACGATTGTGTTATTGAAAGATGCATGGATGTGCGCAACGCCATCTGCAACTTGCTTGCGTACGCGCTTACGAGCGCGAGTTGGTTGTTTAGCCATTGTACTCTACCTTCCCGATTATTTCTTGATCGGCTTACGCGGACCCTTACGGGTGCGAGCATTGGTTTTAGTACGCTGTCCACGTAGTGGTAGACTGCGACGATGACGAAGACCACGGTAACAACCAAGGTCCATAAGACGCTTGATGTTCATTGATACTTCACGACGTAGATCACCTTCTACAGTGTACTTAGCTACACCATCACGCAGTTGATCGATCTGCTCTTCAGTTAGTTCACTGATCTTAACATCTTCAGCAATACCCACTTCAGCTAGGATAGCTTGAGAGCGAGTTTTACCGATGCCGTAGATCGCAGTTAGTGCGATTACAGCATGTTTTTGATCAGGAATGTTAATGCCTGCAATACGGGCCATTATTCACTCCTAGTGTTTCATAAAAGAATTAGCCGCAGCAAAGCCCGTTTCGGATACGCTGCGGAATACTACTTCTTTTGCACGCAAAAGGTAGGCCGAGGAATATACTCGACACTACCTTATATATCAAGTAAAAATTTCTGCTTATTAGCCTTGGCGCTGCTTGTGCTTTGGCTCACTGCAAATCACGCGAACAACACCGTTGCGCTTGATAACTTTACAGTTACGGCAGATTTTTTTAACGGAAGCACGAACTTTCATTGCTAAACTCCGTAAATGAAATCTGAGACTACCGCCGAACTAACGGCCGTACCCTTTCAGATTTGCCTTCTTCAACACAGAATCATACTGTTGAGACATCAGATGAGTCTGTACCTGTGCCATAAAGTCCATAATAACGACCACTACGATGAGTAGTGATGTACCGCCGAAGTAGAAACGTACGTTCCACGCGACCATCATGAACTCTGGAATCAGACAGATAAAGGTAATGTAAAGCGCACCGGCAAGGGTTAAACGCGTCATTACTTTATCAATATACTTAGCTGTCTGCTCACCTGGGCGGATGCCGGGTACGAATGCACCGGACTTCTTCAAGTTATCTGCTGTTTCACGCGGGTTGAAAACCAACGCCGTGTAGAAGAAACAGAAGAAAATAATCGCTGCTGCATAAAGCATTACATACAGAGGTTGACCAGGGCTAAGAGCCAAAGACACGTCAGTTAACCAACCGAACGTGCTGCTCTCACCGTTCTGACCGAACCACTGAGCCAATGTTCCTGGGAACAAGATAATGCTTGAAGCAAAGATTGCTGGAATTACACCGGCCATATTAATTTTTAATGGCAAGTGAGTGCTCTGTGCAGCAAAAACTTTACGACCTTGTTGACGCTTCGCGTAGTTAACAACGATTCGACGCTGACCACGCTCCATGAAAACAACGAAGTAAATAACTGCAAAAGCTAATACACCAATCAACAGCAGAAGAAGTACATGCAATTCACCTTGACGCGCTTGCTCGATTGTTTGACCGATTGCCGAAGGCAATCCAGCAACAATACCTGCAAAAATGAGTATCGAAATACCATTACCGATTCCGCGCTCTGTAATCTGTTCACCTAACCACATCAGGAACATGGTACCGGTTACTAAACTTACGGTAGCAATTAGCGTAAACATGGTTTGGTTGATAACAACCAGATTGTCGACCATGCTTGGTAGGCCTGTTGCAATACCTATAGCTTGGAATGTTGCAAGTACAAGCGTGCCGTAGCGTGTGTATTGGCTGATCTTACGACGGCCTGCTTCACCCTCTTTTTTGAGTTCAGCTAACGCTGGATGAACTACAGTTAGCAGTTGGACAACAATCGATGCCGAAATATACGGCATGATGCCCAACGCTAATATAGATGCACGCTCAAGAGCACCACCGGAGAACATGTTAAACATTTCTACGATGGTACCTTTTTGCTGTTCGAACAAATCGGCAAGTACAGCAGCGTCAATACCAGGAATCGGCACGAAAGAGCCTGCTCGGAATACTAAAAGTGCACCAATTACGAATAATAAGCGCGACTTTAGCTCACTTAAGCCGCTCTGAGCACTACGAAAATCTTGTCCTGGTTTCTTAGCCATCTGTACCTCGTTCCTCGAGATTATTCCTCGATTTTACCGCCTGCAGCTTCGATTGCAGCTTTAGCGCCTTTAGTCACACGTAGACCTTTAACAGTCACTGCTTTGTTGATTTCACCAGATAGAACAACTTTTACGAATTCGATGTTCTTAGTGATAACGTTAGCAGCTTTAAGGCTGTTTAGATCTACTACGTCACCAGTTACTTTCGCTAGCTCAGCTAGACGAACTTCAGCAGACACTAGGCTCTTACGAGAAGTGAAGCCGAATTTTGGTAGACGTTGTTTCAGAGGCATCTGACCGCCTTCGAAACCTGGACGAACACTGCCGCCAGAACGTGACTTTTGACCTTTGTGGCCACGGCCACCAGTTTTACCTAGGCCAGAACCGATACCACGACCTACACGCTTAGCGGTAGTTTTAGCACCAGCTGCTGGTGATAGAGTATTCAAACGCATTCTGATTACTCCTCAACTTTAACCATGTAGTAAACCTTGTTGATCATACCGCGCACGCACGGAGTATCTTCAAGTTCTACTGTGTGGTTGATTTTACGAAGGCCTAGACCGCGCAAAGTAGCTTTGTGCTTAGGCAGGCGACCAATTGAGCTTTTAGTTTGAGTTACTTTAATAGTTGCCATGGTGTTCTTACTCCGAAATAGATTCAACAGTTAGACCACGTTTAGCAGCAACCATTTCTGGTGACTTCATGCTACCTAGCGCATCGATCGTTGCACGAACGATGTTGATAGGGTTCGTAGAACCGTATGCTTTAGATAGTACGTTGTGTACACCAGCAACTTCTAGTACTGCACGCATCGCACCACCTGCGATAACACCAGTACCTTCTGCAGCAGGCTGCATGTAAACTTTAGAGCCCGAATGGCGACCTTTCACCGGGTGGTGAAGAGTACCTTCGTTTAGCGCGATCGTAGTCATGTTACGACGTGCTTTTTCCATTGCTTTCTGGATCGCAGCAGGTACTTCACGGGCTTTGCCGTAACCGAAACCTACACGACCGTTACCGTCACCAACTACTGTTAGTGCAGTGAAGCTCATGATTCGACCACCTTTAACCGTTTTAGAAACACGGTTAACGGCGATTAGCTTTTCTTGCAAATCATTCGCTTGAACTTGTTGTTCTTTAGCCATCTTCCAACCCTACCTTAGAATTTCAGACCAGCTTCGCGAGCAGATTCTGCTAGCGCCGCCACTCGACCGTGGTATTGGAAACCAGAACGATCAAATGCAACTGCGTCAACGCCTTTTTCAAGCGCGCGCTCTGCAATAGCTTTACCTACTGCTTTAGCTGCATCAACGTTACCAGTGTTCTTAACTTGCTCACGGATCGCTTTTTCTACAGTAGAAGCTGCTGCGATAACCTCAGAGCCATTAGCTGCAATAACCTGAGCGTACACGTGACGAGGAGTACGGTGTACTACTAGGCGAGTTGCACCCAGTTCTGCAATCTTACGACGTGCACGTGTAGCACGACGGATGCGAGATGCTTTCTTATCCATAGTGTTACCTTACTTCTTCTTAGCTTCTTTAGTACGCACATTTTCATCTGCGTAACGAACACCTTTACCTTTGTAAGGCTCAGGCTCACGGTAAGAACGAATGTCAGCCGCAACCTGACCAACAAGTTGCTTGTCACAACCAGTGATCACGATTTCAGTTTGGCTTGGACATTCAGCTTTAATACCCGCTGGCAACTCGTGCTCAACTGGGTGAGAGAAGCCTAGAGTTAGACCTACAGCGTTGCCTTTAATAGCAGCGCGGTAACCAACACCCTTAAGGGTTAGCTTCTTAGTAAAGCCTTCAGTAACACCAACAACCATGTTGTTAACTAGAGCGCGAGCAGTACCTGCTTGTGCCCATGCGTTTACAACACCTTCACGTGGACCGAAAGTAAGATTGTTTTCTTCCTGAGCTACAACTACTGCGTCGTTAAGAACGCGAGATAGTTCGCCTTTAGCACCTTTTACAGTGATTTCTTGGCCGTTTAGTTTCACCTCTACGCCAGCTGGAATAGCGACAGGTGCTTTTGCAACACGAGACATATTCTACTCCTATTACGCTACGTAGCAGATGATTTCACCACCAAGACCTGCTTTACGTGCAGCACGGTCTGACATAAGACCCTTGGAAGTTGAAACGATAGCAACACCAAGACCACCCATTACAGAAGGAAGTTGATCTTTCTTCTTGTAAACACGTAGACCTGGACGAGAAACACGTTTTAGTTGCTCAATTACTGGTTTAGCTTGGAAGTACTTAAGAGTAACTTCTAGCTCAGGTTTTGCTTCGCCTTCAACAGCGAAGTCAACGATGTAACCTTCAGCTTTTAGTAGTGCAGCAATTGCAACTTTAAGCTTTGAAGAAGGCATTTTTACAGAGACTTTGTCTGCTGCTTGACCGTTACGAATGCGGGTCAGCATATCCGAAATCGGATCTTGCATGCTCATATGATTTACTCCAAATGATTAAGTGGCAATTACCAGCTAGCCTTACGAAGTCCAGGAATCTCGCCTTTCATGCAAGCTTCGCGAACTTTAATACGGCTTAGACCGAACTTACGTAGGTAACCGTGTGGACGACCAGTTTGGTTACAACGGTTGCGCTGACGTGATGCACTTGAATCACGTGGAAGTGTTTGCAGTTTAAGCACTGCATTCCAACGATCTTCTTCAGATGCGTTTACATCGCTGATAGTAGCTTTAAGAGCCGCGCGCTTTTCAGCGAACTTGGCTACAAGCTTCGCACGTTTTGCTTCACGTGCTTTCATTGAATTTTTAGCCATAACAGTAACCCTTCACCTTACTTACGGAATGGGAAGTTAAAGGCAGCCAGCAGAGCTCGGCCTTCCTCATCAGTACCAGCAGACGTCGTAATAGTGATGTCTAGACCGCGTACTCGATCAACTTTATCAAAGTCGATTTCCGGGAAGATGATTTGCTCGCGAACGCCCATGCTGTAGTTACCGCGTCCGTCAAAAGACTTAGCGCTAACGCCACGGAAGTCACGTACACGTGGAAGAGCGATGTTAATTAAACGCTCAAGAAAATCCCACATACGTTCGCCACGCAAGGTTACTTTACAACCGATAGGGTAGCCTTCGCGGATTTTGAAACCAGCAACAGATTTACGCGCTTTAGTGATTAGTGGCTTTTGACCAGAGATCGTTGCCATATCAGCTGCTGCGTTTTCTAGCAGTTTCTTATCGTTGATTGCTTCACCAACACCCATGTTTAGGGTGATTTTCTCGATTCTAGGGACTTGCATGACGCTTGTGTAGCTAAACTGTTTGGTCAGTTCAGCGACTACAGACGACTTGTAGTAATCATGCAGTTTCGCCATAGTAGAACTCCAAATTACTTCTATTAGTTAGAAACGATTTCGTTGTTAGATTTAAAGAAACGTACTTTCTTACCATCTTCGAAA
The sequence above is drawn from the Vibrio sinaloensis genome and encodes:
- the secY gene encoding preprotein translocase subunit SecY, producing the protein MAKKPGQDFRSAQSGLSELKSRLLFVIGALLVFRAGSFVPIPGIDAAVLADLFEQQKGTIVEMFNMFSGGALERASILALGIMPYISASIVVQLLTVVHPALAELKKEGEAGRRKISQYTRYGTLVLATFQAIGIATGLPSMVDNLVVINQTMFTLIATVSLVTGTMFLMWLGEQITERGIGNGISILIFAGIVAGLPSAIGQTIEQARQGELHVLLLLLIGVLAFAVIYFVVFMERGQRRIVVNYAKRQQGRKVFAAQSTHLPLKINMAGVIPAIFASSIILFPGTLAQWFGQNGESSTFGWLTDVSLALSPGQPLYVMLYAAAIIFFCFFYTALVFNPRETADNLKKSGAFVPGIRPGEQTAKYIDKVMTRLTLAGALYITFICLIPEFMMVAWNVRFYFGGTSLLIVVVVIMDFMAQVQTHLMSQQYDSVLKKANLKGYGR
- the rplO gene encoding 50S ribosomal protein L15; the encoded protein is MRLNTLSPAAGAKTTAKRVGRGIGSGLGKTGGRGHKGQKSRSGGSVRPGFEGGQMPLKQRLPKFGFTSRKSLVSAEVRLAELAKVTGDVVDLNSLKAANVITKNIEFVKVVLSGEINKAVTVKGLRVTKGAKAAIEAAGGKIEE
- the rpmD gene encoding 50S ribosomal protein L30, whose translation is MATIKVTQTKSSIGRLPKHKATLRGLGLRKINHTVELEDTPCVRGMINKVYYMVKVEE
- the rpsE gene encoding 30S ribosomal protein S5, with protein sequence MAKEQQVQANDLQEKLIAVNRVSKTVKGGRIMSFTALTVVGDGNGRVGFGYGKAREVPAAIQKAMEKARRNMTTIALNEGTLHHPVKGRHSGSKVYMQPAAEGTGVIAGGAMRAVLEVAGVHNVLSKAYGSTNPINIVRATIDALGSMKSPEMVAAKRGLTVESISE
- the rplR gene encoding 50S ribosomal protein L18, coding for MDKKASRIRRATRARRKIAELGATRLVVHRTPRHVYAQVIAANGSEVIAAASTVEKAIREQVKNTGNVDAAKAVGKAIAERALEKGVDAVAFDRSGFQYHGRVAALAESAREAGLKF
- the rplF gene encoding 50S ribosomal protein L6 produces the protein MSRVAKAPVAIPAGVEVKLNGQEITVKGAKGELSRVLNDAVVVAQEENNLTFGPREGVVNAWAQAGTARALVNNMVVGVTEGFTKKLTLKGVGYRAAIKGNAVGLTLGFSHPVEHELPAGIKAECPSQTEIVITGCDKQLVGQVAADIRSYREPEPYKGKGVRYADENVRTKEAKKK
- the rpsH gene encoding 30S ribosomal protein S8, coding for MSMQDPISDMLTRIRNGQAADKVSVKMPSSKLKVAIAALLKAEGYIVDFAVEGEAKPELEVTLKYFQAKPVIEQLKRVSRPGLRVYKKKDQLPSVMGGLGVAIVSTSKGLMSDRAARKAGLGGEIICYVA
- the rpsN gene encoding 30S ribosomal protein S14; protein product: MAKNSMKAREAKRAKLVAKFAEKRAALKATISDVNASEEDRWNAVLKLQTLPRDSSASRQRNRCNQTGRPHGYLRKFGLSRIKVREACMKGEIPGLRKASW
- the rplE gene encoding 50S ribosomal protein L5, with translation MAKLHDYYKSSVVAELTKQFSYTSVMQVPRIEKITLNMGVGEAINDKKLLENAAADMATISGQKPLITKARKSVAGFKIREGYPIGCKVTLRGERMWDFLERLINIALPRVRDFRGVSAKSFDGRGNYSMGVREQIIFPEIDFDKVDRVRGLDITITTSAGTDEEGRALLAAFNFPFRK